The Nonlabens spongiae genome contains a region encoding:
- the lpxB gene encoding lipid-A-disaccharide synthase, translated as MKYYLIAGEASGDLHGSLLMQELKQQDPEADFRFWGGDLMEQQGGTLVKHYRDLAFMGFAEVLSNLRTIFKNIKQCKRDIEKFSPDVIIYIDYPGFNFRIMQWARKKGYRNHYYISPQIWAWKEGRIKSIKRDVDEMYVILPFEKKFYEEKHQFPVHFVGHPLIDAIAQRPQTDHEAFLEKYKLDDRPLIALLPGSRKQEIRKMLSVMLKMVDRFPGYQFIIAGAPGQETDFYKPFLQSHDVTLVMNETYKLLSLSHAAMVTSGTATLETALFKVPQVVCYKGGSISYQIAKRIIDLDYISLVNLIMDAPVVKELIQKEFNEKSLEKELTNLLDPTYRNRMFANYYDLEKKLGGTGASKETASLIYEFIKS; from the coding sequence ATCTCATAGCCGGCGAGGCGAGCGGAGACCTGCACGGATCGCTACTGATGCAGGAACTCAAACAGCAAGATCCCGAAGCAGATTTTAGATTTTGGGGTGGTGATCTCATGGAGCAGCAGGGCGGTACGCTGGTCAAGCACTACCGCGATCTTGCCTTTATGGGATTTGCTGAGGTTTTGTCAAACCTCCGTACAATCTTCAAGAATATCAAGCAGTGTAAACGAGATATTGAGAAGTTTTCGCCCGATGTAATTATTTACATTGATTATCCAGGTTTCAACTTTAGGATTATGCAATGGGCGCGCAAAAAGGGTTATCGCAATCATTATTACATCTCACCACAGATCTGGGCGTGGAAAGAGGGTCGCATCAAGTCCATCAAACGCGATGTAGACGAGATGTACGTGATCTTGCCTTTCGAGAAAAAATTCTACGAGGAGAAGCACCAGTTTCCAGTACATTTTGTCGGGCACCCTTTGATCGATGCCATCGCTCAGCGACCTCAAACAGATCATGAAGCCTTTCTGGAAAAATATAAACTGGACGATCGCCCTTTGATTGCCTTGTTGCCCGGTAGCCGTAAACAAGAGATCCGTAAAATGTTGAGCGTCATGCTCAAGATGGTAGATCGTTTCCCAGGTTACCAATTCATCATCGCTGGTGCACCTGGTCAGGAAACCGATTTTTATAAACCTTTTTTACAAAGTCATGACGTAACTCTCGTGATGAATGAGACCTACAAACTGCTGAGCTTGAGCCATGCGGCGATGGTCACCTCAGGCACGGCGACATTAGAGACGGCATTATTCAAAGTGCCCCAGGTCGTTTGTTATAAAGGAGGGAGCATTTCCTACCAGATCGCAAAACGCATTATCGATCTGGACTACATCTCATTGGTAAATTTGATCATGGACGCACCCGTGGTAAAGGAACTGATCCAAAAAGAATTTAATGAAAAGAGTCTGGAGAAGGAGCTTACTAACCTTCTGGACCCTACCTACCGCAACCGCATGTTTGCGAATTATTACGACCTTGAGAAAAAACTCGGTGGAACGGGAGCGAGTAAGGAAACAGCTTCTCTGATATATGAATTTATAAAATCATAG